Genomic segment of Streptomyces longhuiensis:
TTCATGCTGATCGCTCAGCGTCCCTCGTTGACCGAAGAGGTCGTCGACGAGTTCCGCTCCCGGTTCGTGATCGAGCCGCTGGAGCCGGGCTTCGGTTACACCCTCGGCAACTCCCTGCGCCGGACGCTTCTCTCCTCGATCCCGGGTGCGGCGGTCACGTCCATCCGTATCGACGGTGTCCTGCACGAGTTCACCACCGTGCCAGGCGTCAAGGAAGACGTCACCGACCTCATCCTGAACATCAAGCAGCTGGTCGTCTCCTCGGAGCACGACGAGCCGGTCGTGATGTACCTGCGCAAGCAGGGCCCGGGTCTGGTCACCGCCGCCGACATCGCGCCTCCGGCCGGTGTCGAGGTGCACAACCCCGACCTCGTCCTCGCCACGCTCAACGGCAAGGGCAAGCTGGAGATGGAGCTGACCGTCGAGCGCGGTCGCGGCTACGTATCCGCCGTCCAGAACAAGCAGGTCGGTCAGGAGATCGGGCGCATCCCGGTCGACTCGATCTACTCGCCGGTCCTGAAGGTCACGTACAAGGTCGAGGCGACCCGTGTCGAGCAGCGCACCGACTTCGACAAGCTGATCGTCGACGTCGAGACGAAGCAGGCCATGCGTCCGCGTGACGCCATGGCGTCGGCCGGTAAGACCCTGGTCGAGCTGTTCGGTCTCGCCCGCGAGCTGAACATCGACGCCGAGGGCATCGACATGGGCCCGTCCCCCACGGACGCCGCCCTGGCCGCCGATCTGGCGCTGCCGATCGAGGAGCTCGAGCTCACCGTTCGGTCGTACAACTGCCTCAAGCGCGAGGGCATCCACTCCGTGGGTGAGCTCGTCGCCCGCTCCGAGGCGGACCTGCTCGACATCCGCAACTTCGGTGCGAAGTCGATCGACGAGGTCAAGGCGAAGCTGGCCGGTATGGGCCTCGCGCTGAAGGACTCGCCTCCCGGCTTCGACCCGACCGCCGCCGCGGACGCCTTCGGCGCCGACGACGACGCGGACGCGGGCTTCGTCGAGACCGAGCAGTACTAGGCGCTCCGCGAGGACGCCGGATTTTCGGCTGCGGGTCCGCTTCGGCTGGTCGCGCAGTTC
This window contains:
- a CDS encoding DNA-directed RNA polymerase subunit alpha, whose protein sequence is MLIAQRPSLTEEVVDEFRSRFVIEPLEPGFGYTLGNSLRRTLLSSIPGAAVTSIRIDGVLHEFTTVPGVKEDVTDLILNIKQLVVSSEHDEPVVMYLRKQGPGLVTAADIAPPAGVEVHNPDLVLATLNGKGKLEMELTVERGRGYVSAVQNKQVGQEIGRIPVDSIYSPVLKVTYKVEATRVEQRTDFDKLIVDVETKQAMRPRDAMASAGKTLVELFGLARELNIDAEGIDMGPSPTDAALAADLALPIEELELTVRSYNCLKREGIHSVGELVARSEADLLDIRNFGAKSIDEVKAKLAGMGLALKDSPPGFDPTAAADAFGADDDADAGFVETEQY